A genomic window from Glycine soja cultivar W05 chromosome 10, ASM419377v2, whole genome shotgun sequence includes:
- the LOC114370565 gene encoding probable glycosyltransferase STELLO2, producing the protein MMVQERSLPKSVNSKPHARTAALASTKSLDFSAWVSDNLVRIVAVVLLVATVAAVFFLRNAGDTAALLCFENQARELERIAYPRVDWSAIAPIADRTSKFSSFRSEKWIVVSVSGYPSDALRRLVKMKGWQVVAVGGSNTPSDWTLKGAIFLSLEEQVNLGFRVVDYLPYDSFVRKSVGYLFAIQHGAKKIFDADDRGEVIDGDLGKHFDVELVGEAARQEVLLQYSHDNPNRTVVNPYVHFGQRSVWPRGLPLENVGEIGHEEFYTQVFGGKQFIQQGISNGLPDVDSVFYFTRKSGLEAFDIQFDEHAPKVALPQGMMVPVNSFNTMYHSPAFWALMLPVSVSTMASDVLRGYWGQRLLWEVGGYVVVYPPTVHRYDRIEAYPFSEEKDLHVNVGRLINYLISWRSDKHRLFEKILDLSFAMAEEGFWTEKDVKLTAAWLQDLLAVGYQQPRLMSLELGRPRANIGHGDQKEFVPQKLPSVHLGVEETGTVNYEIANLIWWRKTFGNVVLIMYCNGPVERTALEWRLLYGRIFRSVVILSEKKDVDLVVEEGHLDYAYRYLPKIFDQFSSAEGFLFVQDNTILNYWNLLQADKTKLWITNKVSESWSSILTNGEDSDWLSQQARMVQKVVSTMPAHFQVSYKETSDNDKNLLICSSEVFYVPQRLISDFVELVNLVGDLEIHQKVAIPMFFVSLDSPQNFDPVLDTMIYKQNPPANSTTLYSAKVPAVHPWSVSSEQEFIKLIRIMAEGDPLLMELV; encoded by the exons ATGATGGTCCAAGAGCGTTCACTTCCCAAATCAGTGAACTCGAAGCCCCACGCGCGCACGGCGGCACTGGCCTCCACGAAGAGCCTCGATTTCTCCGCGTGGGTCTCCGACAACCTCGTCAGGATCGTGGCAGTGGTGCTCCTTGTCGCCACCGTCGCCGCCGTGTTCTTCCTCCGCAACGCCGGCGACACCGCCGCGCTGCTCTGCTTCGAGAATCAGGCGCGGGAGCTCGAGAGGATCGCGTACCCGCGCGTGGACTGGTCCGCGATTGCGCCGATCGCGGACCGGACCTCGAAGTTCTCGAGCTTTCGATCGGAGAAATGGATCGTGGTGTCGGTGTCGGGTTACCCGAGTGACGCGCTCCGGCGCCTCGTGAAGATGAAGGGGTGGCAGGTGGTGGCGGTCGGAGGGTCTAATACGCCGTCGGATTGGACCCTCAAAGGTGCGATCTTTTTGTCTTTGGAGGAACAGGTcaatttagggtttagggttgtaGATTACCTTCCATATGATTCGTTTGTTAGGAAGAGTGTGGGGTATTTGTTCGCGATTCAGCACGGTGCTAAGAAGATTTTTGATGCTGATGATAGAGGGGAGGTGATAGATGGTGATTTGGGGAAGCATTTTGATGTGGAGTTGGTAGGGGAAGCTGCTAGGCAAGAGGTTTTGTTGCAGTATAGTCATGATAACCCTAATCGAACAGTTGTGAACCCTTATGTGCATTTTGGGCAGCGTTCGGTTTGGCCCAGAGGGTTGCCCTTGGAGAATGTGGGGGAGATTGGGCATGAGGAGTTTTACACTCAGGTTTTTGGAGGGAAGCAGTTCATTCAGCAGGGGATTTCGAACGGCCTGCCGGATGTCGATTCGGTGTTTTATTTCACTAGGAAGTCGGGGTTGGAGGCGTTTGATATCCAGTTCGATGAGCACGCGCCGAAGGTGGCGTTGCCGCAGGGCATGATGGTGCCAGTGAATTCCTTTAACACGATGTACCATTCGCCCGCGTTTTGGGCCTTGATGCTCCCGGTGTCGGTCAGCACGATGGCCTCCGATGTGTTGAGAGGTTACTGGGGGCAGAGACTGCTTTGGGAGGTTGGTGGGTATGTTGTGGTTTACCCCCCAACTGTGCATAGGTATGATAGGATTGAGGCATATCCGTTTTCGGAGGAGAAGGATCTTCATGTGAATGTAGGAAGgttgattaattatttgatttcgTGGCGATCGGATAAGCATAGGTTGTTTGAGAAGATATTGGATTTGAGCTTTGCGATGGCGGAGGAGGGGTTTTGGACTGAGAAGGATGTGAAGCTTACAGCTGCTTGGCTGCAGGATTTGTTGGCTGTTGGCTATCAGCAGCCGAGGTTGATGTCATTGGAGTTGGGACGTCCGAGGGCAAATATTGGTCATGGGGATCAGAAAGAGTTTGTGCCACAAAAGTTGCCATCAGTGCATCTTGGTGTTGAAGAAACGGGAACGGTGAATTATGAGATTGCTAATTTAATCTGGTGGAGGAAAACTTTTGGAAATGTAGTGCTTATCATGTATTGCAATGGGCCGGTGGAACGAACTGCCCTTGAATGGAGGTTGCtctatgggaggatattcagatCTGTTGTTATTTTGTCAGAAAAGAAGGATGTAGATCTTGTTGTAGAGGAGGGTCATTTGGACTACGCATACAG gtactTGCCCAAAATTTTTGATCAATTTAGCAGTGCAGAAGGATTTTTGTTCGTACAGGATAATACCATTCTTAATTACTGGAACTTACTACAAGCAGATAAAACTAAACTGTGGATCACTAACAAG GTATCCGAGTCTTGGTCTTCTATATTAACAAATGGTGAGGACTCAGATTGGTTATCACAACAAGCAAGAATGGTACAGAAGGTTGTTAGCACGATGCCAGCGCACTTTCAAGTCAGTTACAAAGAAACAAGCGACAACGATAAAAACCTCCTAATATGCAGTTCTGAGGTGTTCTATGTTCCTCAGCGCCTTATCAGTGATTTTGTTGAGCTTGTTAACCTTGTGGGCGACCTAGAAATCCATCAGAAGGTTGCAATTCCTATGTTCTTTGTCTCCCTAGATTCTCCTCAGAATTTTGACCCCGTTCTTGATACAATGATCTACAAGCAAAATCCTCCTGCAAATTCCACCACTCTTTATTCGGCAAAAGTCCCTGCTGTTCATCCATGGAGTGTATCAAGTGAGCAAGAATTTATAAAGCTTATCAGAATAATGGCAGAAGGGGATCCACTCCTTATGGAGTTAGTTTGA